The following are from one region of the Silene latifolia isolate original U9 population chromosome 9, ASM4854445v1, whole genome shotgun sequence genome:
- the LOC141602563 gene encoding uncharacterized protein LOC141602563: MTLPERFALSLKDSSPERYMSFTGPDKLLQFGPDEGVLTETVNFALEEAQNGLVHIRSSYNNLYWVREIESDELLSVSAPKPVEDSTKVGCTLFRPNVYSGNWVSFQHVRSQLNVVVQKTEPYYLTVANAAPSQFFFFINTLLLKLPKHVAFKGDNGKFLSASTVNNRPFLQFLNFETAIDKATVFKTFVTRTGDVRFKSLAFDKLWRSESSKWVMADYGDESYNDPNNPDTLFQPVISIASALQQGIALCCRGNNNFCKRLDEGGMKSCLATKATSQNDKYACLEAIDPSVYTVNVTSFRQGYTHKRDSAKIVDRWEIRNESKEDQEFVLNEMCYYNKRLEFSNGVTQHGVSGKTTTFNSRLPFINEYGQLEIPDKVTTITNLSWRHIHDLSAKKEARVKVVVPAMTKLIGRLMARNAACEVPFSYTQIDQFATVNSNDGVLKGDYTYTVKAEIIESQPL; this comes from the exons ATGACATTGCCTGAAAGATTTGCTTTATCTCTAAAGGACAGCAGTCCAGAAAGATACATGAGTTTCACCGGACCCGATAAACTTCTCCAGTTCGGTCCCGATGAAGGAGTGTTAACCGAAACCGTCAATTTTGCATTGGAGGAGGCTCAAAATGGATTAGTCCACATCAGATCATCTTATAACAACCTATATTGGGTTAG GGAAATAGAATCGGACGAACTACTAAGCGTGTCAGCACCAAAGCCCGTGGAAGACTCGACAAAAGTCGGTTGTACGTTGTTCAGGCCGAATGTGTACTCGGGCAATTGGGTGAGTTTTCAACATGTAAGGAGCCAGTTGAACGTGGTTGTTCAAAAAACTGAACCATACTATTTAACGGTAGCAAACGCTGCTCCATCTCAATTCTTTTTCTTCATTAACACACTCCTCTTGAAGCTTCCCAAACACGTGGCATTCAAGGGAGATAACGGCAAGTTTCTCAGTGCTTCCACCGTCAACAATCGGCCTTTCCTACAATTCCTTAATTTCGAAACTGCAATCGACAAAGCTACTGTATTTAAGACCTTTGTCACTAGAACTGGTGATGTTCGATTCAAGTCTCTCGCATTTGACAAGCTATGGAGGTCAGAATCATCGAAATGGGTTATGGCTGACTACGGGGATGAATCTTACAACGACCCTAACAACCCAGATACTTTATTCCAGCCTGTCATATCTATAGCAAGTGCTTTACAACAAGGAATTGCCCTGTGTTGTCGGGGTAACAACAACTTTTGTAAGAGACTGGATGAGGGAGGGATGAAAAGTTGCCTAGCAACCAAGGCAACCTCACAAAACGACAAATACGCATGCCTTGAAGCCATAGACCCCTCCGTCTACACTGTCAATGTTACAAGTTTCCGTCAAGGGTACACGCACAAAAGGGACAGCGCCAAGATAGTGGATCGTTGGGAGATCAGAAACGAAAGTAAAGAAGACCAGGAATTTGTTTTGAATGAGATGTGTTATTATAATAAGAGACTTGAATTTAGTAATGGCGTTACCCAACACGGTGTGTCAGGAAAGACCACCACCTTTAACAGTCGACTACCTTTCATCAACGAATACGGCCAGCTCGAGATCCCAGACAAGGTTACAACGATAACTAACCTGTCTTGGCGCCACATTCATGACCTTTCGGCCAAGAAGGAAGCTCGTGTAAAGGTGGTGGTGCCTGCAATGACTAAGTTAATAGGACGTCTGATGGCTAGAAATGCGGCGTGTGAGGTTCCCTTTTCTTACACCCAGATTGACCAGTTTGCTACTGTAAATTCTAACGACGGTGTGTTGAAAGGTGATTATACGTACACTGTCAAGGCTGAAATTATTGAATCTCAACCCCTTTAG
- the LOC141600798 gene encoding uncharacterized protein LOC141600798, which yields MRADGATLDKTCLGYARLMVEVQVGQEFPDKIYFKDEKGQEICVCVEYEWKPVVCGSLAASPPKNPIPGVTPKTPPFGGPTRHDSSILPTPASPIIQLARQEHNVSFHLKLGISYLEATSPDKDKDKSEMQNKVGLFGLVEIKIKDNDFQSVLNNLGNYWHGKEISSGGIFWYTVVYGSNFDSDRERLWMQLNHLKDLCTKPWCIYGDFNALLNYNERLGSEVSWNEIRDFRQCVDYCEVTDINAQGSFFTWSNKQPPATRVFSTIDRCLINIDWMALYPDCNAYFMNKGNFEKE from the exons ATGCGAGCTGATGGTGCTACCTTAGACAAGACCTGTTTAGGATATGCCAGGTTAATGGTGGAAGTTCAAGTTGGCCAAGAATTCCCTGATAAGATCTATTTTAAGGATGAGAAGGGACAAGAAATATGCGTGTGTGTGGAATATGAGTGGAAGCCAGTGGTATGTGGTTCTT TGGCTGCTAGTCCTCCAAAGAATCCTATTCCTGGAGTGACTCCCAAGACTCCGCCATTTGGTGGCCCTACTAGACATGACTCTTCTATACTACCTACACCAGCTAGTCCTATAATTCAACTTGCTAGACAGGAGCATAATGTTTCTTTTCATCTTAAGCTTGGTATTTCTTATCTGGAAGCTACATCACCAGATAAGGATAAAGATAAGTCTGAAATGCAG AATAAAGTTGGCTTGTTTGGATTAGTTGAGATAAAAATAAAGGATAATGATTTTCAGTCTGTTCTTAACAACTTAGGAAATTATTGGCATG GTAAAGAAATTAGCTCAGGTGGCATCTTCTGGTATACCGTGGTTTATGGGTCTAATTTTGATAGTGACAGAGAAAGATTATGGATGCAACTTAATCACCTGAAGGATTTATGTACTAAACCTTGGTGTATATATGGAGATTTTAATGCTTTACTGAATTATAATGAGAGGCTAGGTAGTGAAGTGTCATGGAATGAAATAAGAGATTTCAGGCAGTGTGTGGATTATTGTGAGGTCACTGATATCAATGCTCAAGGGTCCTTCTTTACTTGGAGCAATAAGCAACCACCTGCTACTAGAGTTTTTTCAACGATTGATAGGTGTCTTATTAATATAGATTGGATGGCCCTTTATCCTGATTGCAATGCTTATTTTATGAATAAGGGGAACTTTGAGAAGGAGTGA